In a single window of the Campylobacter concisus genome:
- the dnaN gene encoding DNA polymerase III subunit beta — MKVLINKNMLESIVTNTNPYLEKRDLSAITSHIYISAKDGVLNIKATDHEIGLAYKLSNVKIVDEGYATANGKKLLDIIKSLKDEEVMLETVNNYLYIKQKNSKYKLPMYKFEDFPEFPTIEGKSKFDVDAVMLGRSLKKILPSIDSNNPKFELNGAFLDIKQDFINIVGTDTRRLSVFKFQTPTEKEFSLIIPKKAINEIQKLFFDKIEIYYDENILIAQSQNFEFFTKLINGKFPDYERVIPKEVRKRLQLSRDKMIEGIKTISMLSDTMKISFAKDNITFESVIEDNSEAKTTIDYQTGLELGDEFFIGIKNRYLLDFLSSIEDENFELGFNESSLAFVVNSKELTTVIMPINL, encoded by the coding sequence ATGAAAGTTTTAATAAACAAAAATATGCTTGAAAGCATAGTAACAAATACAAACCCATATCTTGAAAAAAGAGATCTTAGTGCTATAACTTCTCACATTTATATCTCAGCAAAAGATGGTGTTTTAAACATAAAAGCAACTGATCATGAGATAGGACTAGCATATAAACTAAGTAATGTAAAAATAGTCGATGAAGGTTACGCAACTGCAAATGGTAAAAAACTACTTGACATTATAAAAAGTCTAAAAGACGAAGAAGTGATGTTAGAGACTGTAAATAACTATCTTTATATAAAACAAAAAAACTCAAAATACAAACTTCCAATGTATAAATTTGAAGATTTTCCAGAATTTCCAACAATTGAGGGTAAATCAAAATTTGATGTCGATGCTGTTATGTTAGGAAGAAGTTTAAAGAAAATTTTACCAAGTATTGATAGTAATAACCCAAAATTTGAACTAAATGGTGCTTTCCTTGATATTAAACAAGACTTTATAAATATCGTTGGCACTGACACAAGAAGGCTTAGTGTATTTAAATTTCAAACACCAACTGAAAAAGAATTTTCACTTATAATCCCTAAAAAAGCTATAAATGAAATACAAAAACTATTTTTTGACAAGATAGAAATTTACTATGATGAAAACATCTTAATCGCGCAAAGCCAAAATTTTGAATTTTTCACAAAACTTATAAATGGTAAATTTCCAGATTACGAGCGTGTAATACCAAAAGAGGTCAGAAAAAGACTTCAATTAAGTAGAGATAAGATGATAGAGGGTATAAAGACTATCTCAATGCTAAGTGATACAATGAAAATATCTTTTGCGAAGGACAATATAACATTTGAAAGTGTTATAGAAGATAACTCTGAAGCAAAAACTACGATTGATTATCAAACTGGTTTAGAGCTTGGAGATGAATTTTTCATAGGTATAAAAAATAGATATCTACTTGACTTTTTAAGTAGCATCGAGGATGAAAATTTTGAGCTTGGATTTAATGAAAGCTCACTAGCATTTGTTGTAAATTCAAAAGAATTAACAACAGTAATAATGCCGATAAATTTATAA